The proteins below come from a single Physeter macrocephalus isolate SW-GA unplaced genomic scaffold, ASM283717v5 random_1365, whole genome shotgun sequence genomic window:
- the LOC102983548 gene encoding ankyrin repeat domain-containing protein 35 isoform X3: MSLTRMTSQGLVQHPDLASQVSPSEPQVGSPPKSPWRAEPEEEQEEEEYEDPCSEEWKRKYEEEQRKVSQLEQELLRNKEECKAQSAAYLGLENQIQEQVRELGLLLSQEPGAPGDQGSSLRPGGDGMEQGCTLDLLAKCIQELKKQQQAAAAAAAKPVLASKKAEDSAGGVTQYEAHGRSQPEEQEPPRSPRSETIGKSTGQQPTTNGGKALGPDHTDQLHAGQKVRPQAPGAEPTGTVAEPVSTAAMNQLLLQLREELAAVWREKEAARGALSRPDLEGALGTSRAEAATAAWEKMEARLERVLVRLDQAKAGLQMKPEAPAQEPREGAPKAGAGAITKEGEGKEEGAPGARGEPLGTPGGEQMPGGGLAEGQLEKEVSALRLSDSNLLEELGELGQERQWLQGELPPLSQRLQRECVPKPEAQVQLQQLRWSMGLLTDELALEKEATEKLLKRLASQSRGLRGLWDCLPPDLVGRGSARCPAAEPLEELQACVSALVARHREAQHVLARLEEENQQLRGSPARRGEPGASSEASASPHVEALEQDLGKLEEELRAVQARMSGKSQEIRKLKQLLYQATEEVAELRAREAASLRQHEQTRGSLVAQARAWGRELKALLEKYNTACREMGRLREAVAEERRRSGDLAARAAGQERQASKLRGRSEQLEKTAELLKEKVEHLIGAGRDKEAKIKELLKKLEQLSEEILAVRGENAHLARQLQDSQKNHEEIISTYRNHLLNAAQGYMEQDVYSILLRILSIQEE; encoded by the exons ATGTCACTGACAAGAATGACAA GTCAGGGGTTAGTTCAACACCCAGATCTTGCATCCCAG gTCTCTCCATCTGAGCCTCAGGTGGGTTCTCCACCTAAGAGCCCTTGGAGAGCAGAGcctgaggaggagcaggaggaagaagagtaTGAAGATCCATGTTCAGAGGAGTGGAAGCGGAAGTATGAAGAGGAGCAAAGGAAAGTCTCCCAGTTGGAGCAGGAGCTGCTGCGAAATAAGGAAGAGTGTAAGGCTCAGTCTGCAGCTTATCTGGGCCTGGAGAACCAGATTCAAGAACAGGTTCGGGAGCTGGGGCTCCTCCTATCGCAAGAGCCCGGAGCTCCAGGAGACCAGGGCTCTAGTCTCCGGCCTGGAGGAGATGGCATGGAGCAGGGTTGTACCCTCGACCTGCTGGCTAAGTGCATACAAGAGCTAAAGAAGCAGCAACAGGCAGCAGCCGCAGCTGCAGCAAAGCCAGTATTAGCTTCCAAGAAGGCTGAGGATTCAGCTGGAGGGGTGACCCAGTATGAAGCCCATGGAAGGTCCCAACCAGAAGAACAGGAGCCACCCCGGAGCCCAAGGTCTGAGACCATTGGGAAATCCACAGGACAGCAACCGACCACCAATGGTGGGAAGGCCCTTGGCCCTGATCATACTGACCAGCTGCATGCTGGCCAGAAGGTGAGGCCCCAGGCTCCAGGGGCTGAACCAACAGGCACAGTGGCTGAACCAGTGAGCACAGCAGCCATGAACCAGCTCCTGCTGCAGCTGAGGGAGGAACTGGCTGCGGTGTGGCGAGAAAAGGAGGCAGCCCGGGGGGCTTTATCAAGACCAGACCTGGAGGGAGCTCTGGGGACGTCCCGGGCTGAGGCTGCGACAGCAGCCTGGGAGAAGATGGAGGCCAGGTTGGAGCGGGTGCTGGTGAGGCTGGATCAGGCGAAAGCAGGATTACAGATGAAACCTGAGGCCCCTGCCCAGGAGCCCAGAGAGGGAGCCCCAAAGGCAGGCGCAGGGGCCATCACCAAAGAGggtgaagggaaggaggaaggggctccTGGGGCCCGGGGAGAGCCTCTAGGGACCCCTGGAGGGGAACAGATGCCAGGAGGGGGCCTGGCAGAGGGACAGCTGGAGAAGGAGGTGTCAGCACTGAGGCTGAGCGACAGTAACTTGCTGGAGGAGTTGGGGGAGCTGGGCCAGGAGCGGCAGTGGTTGCAGGGGGAGCTGCCACCCCTGAGCCAGCGGCTACAGCGGGAGTGTGTGCCCAAGCCAGAGGCGCAGGTCCAGCTACAGCAGTTGCGGTGGAGCATGGGGCTGCTGACAGATGAACTGGCCCTGGAGAAGGAGGCCACTGAGAAGTTGCTGAAGCGCCTGGCCTCCCAGAGCAGAGGCCTCCGGGGACTGTGGGACTGCCTGCCCCCAGACCTGGTGGGTAGGGGGAGTGCACGGTGCCCAGCGGCTGAGCCCCTGGAGGAGCTGCAGGCCTGCGTCAGCGCCCTGGTGGCCAGGCACCGCGAGGCCCAGCACGTGCTGGCTCGGCTAGAAGAGGAAAACCAGCAGCTGCGGGGCTCCCCTGCCCGACGTGGGGAACCGGGCGCCTCCTCAGAGGCCTCAGCGTCCCCCCATGTTGAAGCTCTGGAGCAAGACCTGGGGAAGCTGGAGGAAGAGCTGCGGGCGGTTCAGGCCAGGATGAGCGGGAAGAGCCAGGAGATCAGGAAGCTGAAGCAGCTGCTCTACCAAGCCACGGAGGAGGTGGCTGAGCTGAGGGCCCGGGAGGCGGCCAGTCTGCGGCAGCACGAGCAAACTCGGGGCTCACTGGTGGCCCAGGCCCGGGCTTGGGGCCGGGAGCTAAAGGCCCTGCTGGAAAAGTATAACACGGCCTGCCGGGAGATGGGGCGGCTGCGGGAGGCGGTGGCCGAGGAGCGGCGCAGGAGCGGGGACCTGGCCGCGCGCGCGGCGGGGCAAGAGCGCCAGGCCAGCAAGCTGCGCGGGCGCTCCGAGCAGTTGGAGAAAACAGCGGAGCTGCTGAAAGAGAAGGTGGAGCATCTCATCGGGGCTGGCCGGGACAAGGAGGCCAAG ATCAAGGAATTGTTGAAGAAGCTGGAGCAGCTTTCAGAGGAGATTCTAGCAGTTCGGGGAGAAAATGCTCACCTTGCCCGACAGCTGCAG GATTCCCAGAAGAACCACGAAGAGATCATCTCCACCTATAGGAATCATCTGCTGAATGCTGCTCAG GGCTACATGGAACAGGATGTGTACAGTATCCTACTGCGAATCCTCAGCATCCAGGAGGAGTGA
- the LOC102983548 gene encoding ankyrin repeat domain-containing protein 35 isoform X2, whose amino-acid sequence MIASLGGHAAICSQLLQRGARVNVTDKNDKSALILACEKGSTEVAELLLSYGADAGAVDSTGHDALHYALRTQDKMLWRLLRQALNRQGRGGQGLVQHPDLASQVSPSEPQVGSPPKSPWRAEPEEEQEEEEYEDPCSEEWKRKYEEEQRKVSQLEQELLRNKEECKAQSAAYLGLENQIQEQVRELGLLLSQEPGAPGDQGSSLRPGGDGMEQGCTLDLLAKCIQELKKQQQAAAAAAAKPVLASKKAEDSAGGVTQYEAHGRSQPEEQEPPRSPRSETIGKSTGQQPTTNGGKALGPDHTDQLHAGQKVRPQAPGAEPTGTVAEPVSTAAMNQLLLQLREELAAVWREKEAARGALSRPDLEGALGTSRAEAATAAWEKMEARLERVLVRLDQAKAGLQMKPEAPAQEPREGAPKAGAGAITKEGEGKEEGAPGARGEPLGTPGGEQMPGGGLAEGQLEKEVSALRLSDSNLLEELGELGQERQWLQGELPPLSQRLQRECVPKPEAQVQLQQLRWSMGLLTDELALEKEATEKLLKRLASQSRGLRGLWDCLPPDLVGRGSARCPAAEPLEELQACVSALVARHREAQHVLARLEEENQQLRGSPARRGEPGASSEASASPHVEALEQDLGKLEEELRAVQARMSGKSQEIRKLKQLLYQATEEVAELRAREAASLRQHEQTRGSLVAQARAWGRELKALLEKYNTACREMGRLREAVAEERRRSGDLAARAAGQERQASKLRGRSEQLEKTAELLKEKVEHLIGAGRDKEAKIKELLKKLEQLSEEILAVRGENAHLARQLQGYMEQDVYSILLRILSIQEE is encoded by the exons ATGATTGCCTCGCTGGGTGGTCACGCGGCTATCTGCTCACAGCTACTGCAGAGAGGCGCCCGGGTTAATGTCACTGACAAGAATGACAA ATCGGCTCTGATCCTGGCCTGTGAAAAAGGCAGCACTGAGGTGGCTGAACTGCTCCTGAGCTATGGAGCAGATGCAGGGGCGGTGGACAGCACGGGGCATGATGCTTTGCATTATGCTCTACGCACACAAGACAAGATGCTGTGGAGGCTGCTGCGGCAGGCCCTGAACCGGCAGGGGCGGGGAG GTCAGGGGTTAGTTCAACACCCAGATCTTGCATCCCAG gTCTCTCCATCTGAGCCTCAGGTGGGTTCTCCACCTAAGAGCCCTTGGAGAGCAGAGcctgaggaggagcaggaggaagaagagtaTGAAGATCCATGTTCAGAGGAGTGGAAGCGGAAGTATGAAGAGGAGCAAAGGAAAGTCTCCCAGTTGGAGCAGGAGCTGCTGCGAAATAAGGAAGAGTGTAAGGCTCAGTCTGCAGCTTATCTGGGCCTGGAGAACCAGATTCAAGAACAGGTTCGGGAGCTGGGGCTCCTCCTATCGCAAGAGCCCGGAGCTCCAGGAGACCAGGGCTCTAGTCTCCGGCCTGGAGGAGATGGCATGGAGCAGGGTTGTACCCTCGACCTGCTGGCTAAGTGCATACAAGAGCTAAAGAAGCAGCAACAGGCAGCAGCCGCAGCTGCAGCAAAGCCAGTATTAGCTTCCAAGAAGGCTGAGGATTCAGCTGGAGGGGTGACCCAGTATGAAGCCCATGGAAGGTCCCAACCAGAAGAACAGGAGCCACCCCGGAGCCCAAGGTCTGAGACCATTGGGAAATCCACAGGACAGCAACCGACCACCAATGGTGGGAAGGCCCTTGGCCCTGATCATACTGACCAGCTGCATGCTGGCCAGAAGGTGAGGCCCCAGGCTCCAGGGGCTGAACCAACAGGCACAGTGGCTGAACCAGTGAGCACAGCAGCCATGAACCAGCTCCTGCTGCAGCTGAGGGAGGAACTGGCTGCGGTGTGGCGAGAAAAGGAGGCAGCCCGGGGGGCTTTATCAAGACCAGACCTGGAGGGAGCTCTGGGGACGTCCCGGGCTGAGGCTGCGACAGCAGCCTGGGAGAAGATGGAGGCCAGGTTGGAGCGGGTGCTGGTGAGGCTGGATCAGGCGAAAGCAGGATTACAGATGAAACCTGAGGCCCCTGCCCAGGAGCCCAGAGAGGGAGCCCCAAAGGCAGGCGCAGGGGCCATCACCAAAGAGggtgaagggaaggaggaaggggctccTGGGGCCCGGGGAGAGCCTCTAGGGACCCCTGGAGGGGAACAGATGCCAGGAGGGGGCCTGGCAGAGGGACAGCTGGAGAAGGAGGTGTCAGCACTGAGGCTGAGCGACAGTAACTTGCTGGAGGAGTTGGGGGAGCTGGGCCAGGAGCGGCAGTGGTTGCAGGGGGAGCTGCCACCCCTGAGCCAGCGGCTACAGCGGGAGTGTGTGCCCAAGCCAGAGGCGCAGGTCCAGCTACAGCAGTTGCGGTGGAGCATGGGGCTGCTGACAGATGAACTGGCCCTGGAGAAGGAGGCCACTGAGAAGTTGCTGAAGCGCCTGGCCTCCCAGAGCAGAGGCCTCCGGGGACTGTGGGACTGCCTGCCCCCAGACCTGGTGGGTAGGGGGAGTGCACGGTGCCCAGCGGCTGAGCCCCTGGAGGAGCTGCAGGCCTGCGTCAGCGCCCTGGTGGCCAGGCACCGCGAGGCCCAGCACGTGCTGGCTCGGCTAGAAGAGGAAAACCAGCAGCTGCGGGGCTCCCCTGCCCGACGTGGGGAACCGGGCGCCTCCTCAGAGGCCTCAGCGTCCCCCCATGTTGAAGCTCTGGAGCAAGACCTGGGGAAGCTGGAGGAAGAGCTGCGGGCGGTTCAGGCCAGGATGAGCGGGAAGAGCCAGGAGATCAGGAAGCTGAAGCAGCTGCTCTACCAAGCCACGGAGGAGGTGGCTGAGCTGAGGGCCCGGGAGGCGGCCAGTCTGCGGCAGCACGAGCAAACTCGGGGCTCACTGGTGGCCCAGGCCCGGGCTTGGGGCCGGGAGCTAAAGGCCCTGCTGGAAAAGTATAACACGGCCTGCCGGGAGATGGGGCGGCTGCGGGAGGCGGTGGCCGAGGAGCGGCGCAGGAGCGGGGACCTGGCCGCGCGCGCGGCGGGGCAAGAGCGCCAGGCCAGCAAGCTGCGCGGGCGCTCCGAGCAGTTGGAGAAAACAGCGGAGCTGCTGAAAGAGAAGGTGGAGCATCTCATCGGGGCTGGCCGGGACAAGGAGGCCAAG ATCAAGGAATTGTTGAAGAAGCTGGAGCAGCTTTCAGAGGAGATTCTAGCAGTTCGGGGAGAAAATGCTCACCTTGCCCGACAGCTGCAG GGCTACATGGAACAGGATGTGTACAGTATCCTACTGCGAATCCTCAGCATCCAGGAGGAGTGA
- the LOC102983548 gene encoding ankyrin repeat domain-containing protein 35 isoform X1: MIASLGGHAAICSQLLQRGARVNVTDKNDKSALILACEKGSTEVAELLLSYGADAGAVDSTGHDALHYALRTQDKMLWRLLRQALNRQGRGGQGLVQHPDLASQVSPSEPQVGSPPKSPWRAEPEEEQEEEEYEDPCSEEWKRKYEEEQRKVSQLEQELLRNKEECKAQSAAYLGLENQIQEQVRELGLLLSQEPGAPGDQGSSLRPGGDGMEQGCTLDLLAKCIQELKKQQQAAAAAAAKPVLASKKAEDSAGGVTQYEAHGRSQPEEQEPPRSPRSETIGKSTGQQPTTNGGKALGPDHTDQLHAGQKVRPQAPGAEPTGTVAEPVSTAAMNQLLLQLREELAAVWREKEAARGALSRPDLEGALGTSRAEAATAAWEKMEARLERVLVRLDQAKAGLQMKPEAPAQEPREGAPKAGAGAITKEGEGKEEGAPGARGEPLGTPGGEQMPGGGLAEGQLEKEVSALRLSDSNLLEELGELGQERQWLQGELPPLSQRLQRECVPKPEAQVQLQQLRWSMGLLTDELALEKEATEKLLKRLASQSRGLRGLWDCLPPDLVGRGSARCPAAEPLEELQACVSALVARHREAQHVLARLEEENQQLRGSPARRGEPGASSEASASPHVEALEQDLGKLEEELRAVQARMSGKSQEIRKLKQLLYQATEEVAELRAREAASLRQHEQTRGSLVAQARAWGRELKALLEKYNTACREMGRLREAVAEERRRSGDLAARAAGQERQASKLRGRSEQLEKTAELLKEKVEHLIGAGRDKEAKIKELLKKLEQLSEEILAVRGENAHLARQLQDSQKNHEEIISTYRNHLLNAAQGYMEQDVYSILLRILSIQEE, translated from the exons ATGATTGCCTCGCTGGGTGGTCACGCGGCTATCTGCTCACAGCTACTGCAGAGAGGCGCCCGGGTTAATGTCACTGACAAGAATGACAA ATCGGCTCTGATCCTGGCCTGTGAAAAAGGCAGCACTGAGGTGGCTGAACTGCTCCTGAGCTATGGAGCAGATGCAGGGGCGGTGGACAGCACGGGGCATGATGCTTTGCATTATGCTCTACGCACACAAGACAAGATGCTGTGGAGGCTGCTGCGGCAGGCCCTGAACCGGCAGGGGCGGGGAG GTCAGGGGTTAGTTCAACACCCAGATCTTGCATCCCAG gTCTCTCCATCTGAGCCTCAGGTGGGTTCTCCACCTAAGAGCCCTTGGAGAGCAGAGcctgaggaggagcaggaggaagaagagtaTGAAGATCCATGTTCAGAGGAGTGGAAGCGGAAGTATGAAGAGGAGCAAAGGAAAGTCTCCCAGTTGGAGCAGGAGCTGCTGCGAAATAAGGAAGAGTGTAAGGCTCAGTCTGCAGCTTATCTGGGCCTGGAGAACCAGATTCAAGAACAGGTTCGGGAGCTGGGGCTCCTCCTATCGCAAGAGCCCGGAGCTCCAGGAGACCAGGGCTCTAGTCTCCGGCCTGGAGGAGATGGCATGGAGCAGGGTTGTACCCTCGACCTGCTGGCTAAGTGCATACAAGAGCTAAAGAAGCAGCAACAGGCAGCAGCCGCAGCTGCAGCAAAGCCAGTATTAGCTTCCAAGAAGGCTGAGGATTCAGCTGGAGGGGTGACCCAGTATGAAGCCCATGGAAGGTCCCAACCAGAAGAACAGGAGCCACCCCGGAGCCCAAGGTCTGAGACCATTGGGAAATCCACAGGACAGCAACCGACCACCAATGGTGGGAAGGCCCTTGGCCCTGATCATACTGACCAGCTGCATGCTGGCCAGAAGGTGAGGCCCCAGGCTCCAGGGGCTGAACCAACAGGCACAGTGGCTGAACCAGTGAGCACAGCAGCCATGAACCAGCTCCTGCTGCAGCTGAGGGAGGAACTGGCTGCGGTGTGGCGAGAAAAGGAGGCAGCCCGGGGGGCTTTATCAAGACCAGACCTGGAGGGAGCTCTGGGGACGTCCCGGGCTGAGGCTGCGACAGCAGCCTGGGAGAAGATGGAGGCCAGGTTGGAGCGGGTGCTGGTGAGGCTGGATCAGGCGAAAGCAGGATTACAGATGAAACCTGAGGCCCCTGCCCAGGAGCCCAGAGAGGGAGCCCCAAAGGCAGGCGCAGGGGCCATCACCAAAGAGggtgaagggaaggaggaaggggctccTGGGGCCCGGGGAGAGCCTCTAGGGACCCCTGGAGGGGAACAGATGCCAGGAGGGGGCCTGGCAGAGGGACAGCTGGAGAAGGAGGTGTCAGCACTGAGGCTGAGCGACAGTAACTTGCTGGAGGAGTTGGGGGAGCTGGGCCAGGAGCGGCAGTGGTTGCAGGGGGAGCTGCCACCCCTGAGCCAGCGGCTACAGCGGGAGTGTGTGCCCAAGCCAGAGGCGCAGGTCCAGCTACAGCAGTTGCGGTGGAGCATGGGGCTGCTGACAGATGAACTGGCCCTGGAGAAGGAGGCCACTGAGAAGTTGCTGAAGCGCCTGGCCTCCCAGAGCAGAGGCCTCCGGGGACTGTGGGACTGCCTGCCCCCAGACCTGGTGGGTAGGGGGAGTGCACGGTGCCCAGCGGCTGAGCCCCTGGAGGAGCTGCAGGCCTGCGTCAGCGCCCTGGTGGCCAGGCACCGCGAGGCCCAGCACGTGCTGGCTCGGCTAGAAGAGGAAAACCAGCAGCTGCGGGGCTCCCCTGCCCGACGTGGGGAACCGGGCGCCTCCTCAGAGGCCTCAGCGTCCCCCCATGTTGAAGCTCTGGAGCAAGACCTGGGGAAGCTGGAGGAAGAGCTGCGGGCGGTTCAGGCCAGGATGAGCGGGAAGAGCCAGGAGATCAGGAAGCTGAAGCAGCTGCTCTACCAAGCCACGGAGGAGGTGGCTGAGCTGAGGGCCCGGGAGGCGGCCAGTCTGCGGCAGCACGAGCAAACTCGGGGCTCACTGGTGGCCCAGGCCCGGGCTTGGGGCCGGGAGCTAAAGGCCCTGCTGGAAAAGTATAACACGGCCTGCCGGGAGATGGGGCGGCTGCGGGAGGCGGTGGCCGAGGAGCGGCGCAGGAGCGGGGACCTGGCCGCGCGCGCGGCGGGGCAAGAGCGCCAGGCCAGCAAGCTGCGCGGGCGCTCCGAGCAGTTGGAGAAAACAGCGGAGCTGCTGAAAGAGAAGGTGGAGCATCTCATCGGGGCTGGCCGGGACAAGGAGGCCAAG ATCAAGGAATTGTTGAAGAAGCTGGAGCAGCTTTCAGAGGAGATTCTAGCAGTTCGGGGAGAAAATGCTCACCTTGCCCGACAGCTGCAG GATTCCCAGAAGAACCACGAAGAGATCATCTCCACCTATAGGAATCATCTGCTGAATGCTGCTCAG GGCTACATGGAACAGGATGTGTACAGTATCCTACTGCGAATCCTCAGCATCCAGGAGGAGTGA